A DNA window from Tenuifilaceae bacterium CYCD contains the following coding sequences:
- the priA gene encoding primosomal protein N', with protein MAESWYVDVILPLALPRSYTYSIPKNFVGDIRIGMRVIVSFGKKKLYAALVFKIHQQVPEKYETKEILQFIDEEPIVLNTQLKFWEWIAEYYMCTIGEVMKAALPSALKMESDTYVSKTDYDEIELSDNEHIIVHLLDSKKKLTIQEIIGKVDFKNPMGVIKSLLNKQALSITEEIENEYQPKTEFFISLAQEYQNNDNLNSLLDSMKRAPAQQRLILALLSLTENKSDILNFKIAKKSILEKVDVSPSILTALIQKGILIQEEQTVSRLSNSDNEVYSPATLNKAQKMAYDQIQDKFETHNVVLLHGVTSSGKTEIYIHQIQKTIDEGKQVLYLLPEIALTAQIINRLRKIFGNRVGVYHSKFNDSQRVEVYNGVLESKTNLAKFDIILGVRSSVFLPYKNLGLIIVDEEHENTYKQYNPAPRYNARDAAIVLASIHNAKVLLGTATPAIETCFNARTGKYGLVELNERYRGIELPEIKIVDIKDARKRKQMRSHFSDTLLNAIDKALNNKEQIILFQNRRGFAPFIECGECGWIPHCEHCDVTLTYHKATNQLVCHYCGYSYQQPHECLACGSSNLQPKGFGTEKVEDELGIFFPNAVIERIDLDSTRSRTAYERIIGDFESGHINILIGTQMITKGLDFDNVSLVGILNADNMLNFPDFRAFERSYQLMSQVGGRAGRKGKQGLVILQTSQPEHPIIHQIIKHDYLEHYASQIEERKNFHYPPFYRLISISLKHKDKELLAQASELVANGLRHSLGENILGPETPLIGRVQGLHIMNIMVKINRELAPNRIKELINYYTHILKQRKELYALVVSVDVDPQ; from the coding sequence ATGGCAGAGAGTTGGTATGTTGATGTTATCCTTCCACTTGCGCTACCCCGATCCTACACTTACTCAATTCCAAAAAATTTTGTAGGCGATATTAGGATTGGCATGCGGGTTATAGTTTCGTTCGGAAAAAAGAAACTATATGCAGCACTGGTATTCAAAATTCATCAACAAGTCCCCGAAAAATATGAGACCAAAGAAATTCTTCAGTTCATCGATGAGGAGCCAATTGTCCTGAATACTCAGCTAAAATTCTGGGAATGGATTGCCGAGTACTACATGTGTACCATTGGCGAAGTAATGAAAGCAGCCTTGCCTTCGGCGTTAAAAATGGAAAGTGACACCTATGTTAGCAAAACTGACTACGATGAAATTGAACTCTCCGATAATGAGCACATCATAGTCCACCTGCTCGACAGCAAAAAAAAATTAACCATTCAGGAAATTATTGGCAAGGTAGATTTTAAGAATCCCATGGGGGTAATAAAATCGCTACTTAACAAGCAGGCGCTGAGCATCACCGAGGAAATCGAAAATGAATATCAACCTAAAACTGAATTTTTTATATCACTTGCTCAGGAATATCAAAACAACGACAACCTGAACAGCCTACTCGATAGCATGAAACGAGCACCTGCTCAGCAAAGGTTAATACTTGCATTACTATCGTTAACAGAAAACAAATCGGATATTTTAAACTTTAAAATTGCCAAGAAGAGTATTCTCGAAAAGGTTGATGTTAGCCCAAGCATACTAACCGCGCTAATTCAGAAAGGAATTCTTATTCAGGAAGAGCAAACCGTTTCGCGACTATCGAATTCTGATAACGAGGTGTATAGCCCAGCCACTTTAAACAAGGCTCAGAAAATGGCATACGACCAAATTCAGGATAAATTCGAAACCCATAATGTGGTTTTGCTGCATGGGGTAACATCGAGCGGAAAGACCGAAATCTACATACATCAAATTCAAAAAACAATCGACGAAGGCAAGCAAGTTCTTTACCTACTGCCCGAAATAGCGCTTACAGCGCAAATAATAAATCGACTCCGCAAGATATTCGGTAACAGGGTTGGTGTTTACCACTCCAAATTCAACGATTCGCAAAGGGTTGAGGTTTACAATGGAGTTCTTGAATCGAAAACAAACCTAGCCAAATTCGATATCATCCTTGGTGTTAGGTCTTCAGTATTTCTGCCCTACAAAAATTTAGGGTTGATAATTGTTGACGAGGAACACGAAAACACCTACAAGCAATACAATCCAGCGCCACGCTACAACGCCCGCGATGCGGCAATTGTTCTGGCATCAATCCATAACGCAAAGGTTTTACTTGGCACAGCAACTCCAGCCATCGAAACATGCTTTAACGCTCGAACCGGAAAGTACGGACTGGTTGAACTAAATGAACGCTACCGAGGAATTGAACTTCCCGAGATTAAGATAGTAGACATTAAGGATGCCCGTAAGCGAAAGCAGATGAGATCGCATTTTAGCGACACACTGCTGAATGCAATTGATAAAGCGCTGAACAACAAAGAGCAAATTATTCTCTTCCAGAACCGACGGGGTTTTGCTCCGTTCATCGAATGTGGGGAATGCGGATGGATTCCTCATTGCGAGCATTGTGATGTTACCCTCACCTACCACAAAGCAACCAACCAGCTAGTTTGCCACTACTGCGGATACTCCTATCAGCAACCGCACGAATGCCTTGCCTGCGGAAGCAGCAATCTTCAGCCTAAAGGATTTGGCACCGAAAAAGTGGAAGATGAACTTGGCATTTTCTTTCCCAATGCGGTTATTGAGCGAATAGACTTAGACTCAACTCGTTCCCGCACTGCTTACGAAAGGATTATTGGTGATTTTGAGTCTGGCCACATAAACATTCTAATAGGCACACAAATGATCACCAAGGGATTGGATTTCGATAACGTTAGCCTGGTTGGCATTCTGAATGCCGACAATATGCTAAACTTCCCAGACTTTAGAGCGTTTGAAAGAAGTTACCAACTTATGTCGCAGGTAGGCGGACGCGCAGGACGGAAAGGGAAGCAGGGCCTTGTAATACTTCAAACTTCTCAGCCTGAGCATCCTATTATCCATCAAATAATAAAGCACGATTATTTGGAACACTACGCCTCTCAAATTGAAGAGAGGAAAAATTTCCATTACCCTCCATTCTACAGACTAATTAGCATATCGTTAAAACACAAGGATAAAGAACTCCTTGCACAGGCATCGGAACTCGTAGCAAATGGTTTACGCCATAGCCTAGGCGAAAATATTTTAGGACCGGAAACTCCGCTAATTGGAAGAGTTCAGGGTCTTCACATAATGAATATCATGGTAAAAATAAACCGAGAATTAGCTCCAAACCGAATTAAGGAACTAATAAACTACTACACACACATATTGAAACAACGCAAGGAACTATAT